One window from the genome of Leptospira levettii encodes:
- a CDS encoding serine hydrolase domain-containing protein has translation MKLNKSYPQITLFILTFVYSTIHSGPTKTENCPKPILDREWQITTNLETEFDQNQFCGYVHEIGSEDSEFHSFLIERHGKIVTEVYNTRADHPFNKRYGTRFPFDGETQFDSNTLHDVRSVSKTVVSLLFGIAIDKKIIDGVDVPVVSYYPELQIPKNDPKQIITWKYLLTMSSGLDWEEWRYGFLFSDETRLLWKKDLTQFFFDSDLIHTPGTIFNYNGGGTSVLSDILTKKTNKSLKELAKEWLFTPLEIHNFEWVEDRNGRALAHAGLRLRPRDMLKLGRLVLNGGNWKGKQIVSKQWLDDSLKKQINSQVKYSVRMENHYFTDTNGGLEKPFWKRKKFRGQLHLGMVGNSFSPSQVWIWSLLQPPVVMVIQPPSKGYWRQSKGF, from the coding sequence ATGAAACTTAATAAATCTTACCCCCAAATCACTCTTTTCATCCTAACGTTTGTTTACTCTACCATCCATTCGGGACCAACAAAAACTGAAAATTGCCCGAAACCCATTTTAGATCGTGAATGGCAAATTACAACAAACCTAGAAACAGAGTTTGATCAAAATCAGTTCTGTGGGTATGTACATGAAATTGGCTCCGAAGACAGCGAATTTCATTCATTTCTCATCGAAAGGCATGGTAAAATCGTAACCGAAGTCTACAATACAAGAGCCGACCATCCGTTTAACAAACGCTACGGCACAAGGTTTCCTTTCGACGGGGAAACTCAGTTTGATTCAAATACATTACATGATGTAAGGTCTGTTAGCAAAACCGTAGTTTCTTTGCTATTTGGCATTGCTATCGATAAAAAAATAATCGATGGAGTGGATGTTCCAGTGGTATCGTATTATCCAGAATTACAAATTCCAAAAAATGATCCCAAACAAATCATTACATGGAAATACCTTCTAACAATGAGTAGTGGACTTGATTGGGAAGAATGGAGGTATGGATTTTTATTCAGTGATGAAACACGACTTCTTTGGAAAAAAGACTTAACCCAATTCTTTTTTGACAGTGACTTAATCCATACACCAGGGACTATTTTTAATTATAATGGAGGAGGAACGTCTGTTCTTTCTGATATTCTAACAAAAAAAACAAACAAATCCTTAAAAGAATTAGCGAAAGAATGGTTATTCACTCCATTAGAAATCCACAACTTTGAATGGGTAGAGGACAGAAATGGAAGAGCACTTGCCCATGCAGGCCTTAGATTAAGACCAAGGGATATGTTAAAATTGGGAAGGTTGGTCTTAAACGGAGGAAATTGGAAAGGAAAACAGATTGTCTCAAAACAATGGTTAGATGATTCTCTCAAAAAACAAATCAATTCGCAGGTAAAATATTCCGTAAGGATGGAAAATCACTATTTTACGGATACTAATGGTGGCTTGGAGAAACCATTTTGGAAGAGAAAAAAATTCCGTGGTCAGTTGCACTTGGGAATGGTGGGCAACTCATTTTCGCCTTCCCAAGTATGGATATGGTCATTGTTACAACCGCCGGTGGTTATGGTGATCCAACCACCATCCAAAGGATATTGGAGACAGTCGAAAGGATTCTAA
- a CDS encoding EF-hand domain-containing protein, with protein sequence MKKILSLFLCFTFLVTASVIAHDHEGKGKHPMAGEHFKKMDTNDDKKVSKEEWQKFHDGFFQELDKDGDGSVSLEELKEKRMDQKEKMKDKAKEKKKQGKEKDQSKDSE encoded by the coding sequence ATGAAAAAAATTCTAAGCTTATTTCTTTGTTTCACTTTCCTTGTGACAGCTTCAGTCATTGCCCATGACCATGAAGGCAAAGGAAAACATCCTATGGCCGGTGAACATTTTAAAAAGATGGATACCAATGATGATAAAAAAGTGTCAAAAGAAGAATGGCAAAAATTCCATGATGGTTTTTTCCAAGAATTGGACAAAGATGGTGACGGTTCTGTTTCTTTAGAAGAATTAAAAGAGAAACGAATGGACCAAAAAGAGAAAATGAAGGATAAAGCCAAAGAAAAGAAAAAACAAGGGAAAGAAAAAGACCAATCCAAAGATTCAGAGTGA
- the trhA gene encoding PAQR family membrane homeostasis protein TrhA → MKELIDTVHEYSIGHEIANAVTHGIGGGLSIAGLSLLLTMAVLYGDVWHVVSSAIYGATLIILYLASTLYHGIYHTATKKVFKVIDHASIYLLIAGTYTPFTLVSLRENSEWGWVLFGLIWILALIGVVLLLLFPGKYSGLRVTVYIIMGWLAIFVMKDIRAAIGVGGMSWLVAGGLSYTFGVIFYLWDRLPMNHAIWHLFVLSGSICHFFAILFYVIPSVPK, encoded by the coding sequence ATGAAAGAACTGATTGATACAGTACATGAATATTCCATCGGCCATGAAATCGCCAATGCAGTGACTCATGGAATTGGAGGGGGCTTAAGCATTGCTGGTCTTTCTTTGTTATTGACGATGGCAGTTTTGTATGGAGATGTTTGGCATGTAGTGAGTTCCGCCATTTATGGAGCAACTCTCATCATTTTATACTTAGCTTCTACTCTTTACCATGGAATATACCACACAGCCACAAAAAAAGTATTTAAAGTGATCGATCACGCATCCATATATCTCTTAATCGCTGGTACATATACTCCATTTACGCTTGTTAGTTTGCGTGAGAATTCTGAATGGGGATGGGTATTATTTGGTTTGATTTGGATCCTTGCACTCATTGGAGTTGTTTTACTATTACTATTCCCTGGAAAGTATAGTGGCCTTCGTGTAACTGTATATATCATAATGGGTTGGCTTGCCATCTTCGTGATGAAAGACATCCGAGCTGCCATTGGAGTCGGTGGAATGTCCTGGTTAGTCGCTGGTGGACTCAGTTATACATTTGGTGTGATTTTTTATCTATGGGATCGTTTGCCAATGAACCACGCGATTTGGCATCTTTTTGTTCTTTCAGGGAGCATTTGTCATTTTTTTGCGATTTTATTTTATGTCATACCCTCAGTACCAAAATAA
- a CDS encoding NAD(P)-dependent alcohol dehydrogenase, whose product MTGLHCKLISSAGVFPLRVITNRKYGPPEVLKLEEWEIPKPKEDQILIRIVNTSVNSADWRLRKPDPKIVRLFFGIFKPRSVVLGISFSGIVEAVGKKVTKFQVGDKVLGSPGMKMGTYAEYICVSEKSTITKFTSGISFAEGATLSFGGLTAVDFLQKCNVHTKQTILIYGASSAVGTATIQIAKHFGAIVTTVCSKENIPLLKSLGADESFDYDQFFSLPENNKYDIVFECVGKTTIDKNLKHLKEGGNLVLVGATFRQMWESFCLSLFKRKKIHFGPIKETLENLNFLVSLTNLGKYKTYIDRHYPLEEMVEAHHYVEAGHKKGNVVIDVTKR is encoded by the coding sequence TTGACAGGCTTACACTGTAAGTTAATTTCATCTGCAGGAGTTTTCCCATTGAGAGTCATCACAAATAGAAAATATGGTCCACCAGAAGTTTTAAAACTAGAAGAATGGGAAATCCCAAAACCAAAAGAGGATCAAATTTTGATTCGGATCGTGAATACATCAGTCAATTCTGCTGACTGGAGACTACGAAAACCAGATCCAAAAATAGTTCGTTTGTTTTTCGGAATCTTCAAACCTAGATCTGTTGTATTAGGTATCAGTTTTTCGGGAATCGTCGAAGCCGTTGGCAAAAAGGTTACAAAATTTCAAGTTGGAGACAAGGTACTTGGTTCACCAGGAATGAAGATGGGAACGTATGCAGAATACATTTGTGTCTCTGAAAAATCGACGATCACAAAATTTACCTCTGGAATCAGTTTTGCGGAAGGAGCAACTCTTTCCTTTGGTGGTCTTACCGCAGTTGATTTCCTTCAAAAATGTAATGTTCATACAAAACAGACAATCCTGATCTACGGAGCATCAAGTGCGGTAGGAACTGCAACAATCCAGATTGCTAAACATTTCGGGGCAATTGTTACAACTGTATGTAGTAAAGAAAATATACCACTCCTAAAATCTTTAGGTGCTGATGAATCATTTGATTACGATCAATTTTTTTCACTGCCAGAAAATAACAAATACGATATCGTATTTGAATGTGTTGGTAAAACAACGATTGATAAAAATTTAAAACATTTAAAGGAAGGTGGCAATTTAGTTTTAGTAGGAGCTACCTTTCGCCAAATGTGGGAATCATTTTGTTTATCACTTTTCAAAAGAAAAAAAATTCATTTTGGACCGATAAAAGAAACATTAGAAAATTTGAATTTCCTTGTTTCTTTAACCAATCTTGGCAAATACAAAACCTACATTGATCGGCATTATCCTTTAGAAGAAATGGTAGAAGCTCATCATTATGTAGAAGCTGGTCATAAAAAGGGGAATGTAGTGATTGATGTAACAAAGAGATGA
- a CDS encoding TetR/AcrR family transcriptional regulator: protein MRNLATLLGVEAMSLYNHIQNKDELLDGMVENCVKHFTFPKVGGYWRKEMKKRAKSVRKILLLHPWLTMLLVSRVNVGENLLKYFNDTLGCLVESGFSYKQADQMIIAIDAHIYGFTLQELNFPFKTEEYSQKATEYLPMIPKDQLPYFYQLTKDVATRKYNGKHNFEFGLDLILDGFHPDPKS from the coding sequence ATGAGAAACCTAGCAACTCTGTTAGGTGTTGAAGCCATGTCTTTGTACAATCATATCCAAAACAAAGATGAGTTGTTAGACGGAATGGTTGAAAATTGTGTAAAACATTTCACCTTTCCTAAAGTAGGTGGCTATTGGAGAAAGGAGATGAAAAAACGTGCAAAATCTGTGCGAAAAATCCTCCTTTTACACCCATGGTTGACGATGTTACTTGTTTCAAGAGTGAATGTAGGAGAAAATTTACTTAAATATTTTAATGATACTTTGGGTTGTTTGGTGGAGTCTGGATTTTCCTATAAACAAGCAGACCAAATGATCATTGCCATTGATGCCCATATTTATGGTTTTACATTACAGGAATTAAATTTTCCGTTTAAAACAGAAGAGTATTCGCAAAAAGCCACTGAATACTTACCAATGATCCCAAAAGATCAGTTGCCATACTTTTACCAACTAACAAAAGATGTGGCAACGAGGAAATATAATGGAAAACATAATTTTGAATTTGGGTTGGACTTAATCCTTGATGGATTCCATCCAGATCCCAAATCTTAA
- a CDS encoding alginate export family protein yields MYMQFYKLIIGLLISTTLFFGTGEIEAQFITPVKKETPEPQNPPPAPPQVSPPQEQLKETQVVPEEPAEYVSPMKGNLSGEYFKNFQITNKQKKAIQENKSLWFADRFRVGFGLRPKADSLYNTDFDRSTADNRNTVTNQTQFYLIGDVSPNITFKLTFQDVRLWGGEITTGTADQKLGVISNVGTTIDTTRQREVALNNFTGFREAFLDLKTTNQMFRVRTGRQILDFGDGRILGARNDSLNGNSFDAVRATLTVQKQTLDVFGAIVSSENNANSMVSNNSTRLNGPGNASYYGVHYGVKPWEWLGIEVYNFTLYKQRLKATNTTPYGSEIYYRDPDQLNTTGFRLTNRTKSNSLPKETGIDWMVEAAWQTGFNGERVSPDWINQNGALKTNKTTGAPPPYSDPVRYKANIVAAQLGYTPVKEFRIGIQYVQASGDPNRNDGSVATYNPLFATRRMAGGAIPFAGNGNSGLVFWQNIKDYSIHIKYESPKWGTFIINPHWYYKTKLQDGYYENNNYVTGSKATGETASTEDFYNTEAYNPNRPKLGKHVATEINLIYIVTPFENVSFWFGASSLYAGDAIRNQKNNPYQADPYHRYDFKPNASFFTFQTVFAI; encoded by the coding sequence ATGTACATGCAATTTTATAAACTAATCATCGGACTACTCATCAGCACCACTCTCTTTTTTGGTACAGGAGAAATCGAAGCTCAGTTCATTACACCTGTTAAAAAGGAAACACCGGAACCGCAGAATCCACCACCCGCTCCGCCACAGGTATCACCTCCTCAGGAACAACTAAAAGAAACACAAGTTGTACCTGAAGAACCAGCTGAGTATGTAAGTCCCATGAAAGGGAATCTTTCCGGAGAATACTTCAAAAATTTCCAGATCACCAACAAACAAAAAAAAGCCATCCAAGAGAACAAAAGTTTGTGGTTTGCAGATCGTTTCCGAGTGGGATTTGGATTACGTCCCAAAGCAGATTCTTTGTACAATACCGACTTCGATCGTTCTACGGCGGATAACAGAAATACGGTGACAAACCAAACACAATTTTATTTGATTGGAGATGTTTCTCCGAATATCACATTTAAACTCACCTTCCAAGATGTTAGGTTATGGGGAGGTGAAATCACAACTGGTACTGCTGATCAAAAACTTGGTGTGATTTCAAATGTAGGAACAACAATTGATACAACAAGACAAAGAGAAGTCGCTTTAAACAATTTTACTGGATTTAGAGAAGCATTTTTGGACCTAAAAACCACAAACCAAATGTTTCGAGTCAGAACTGGACGTCAAATCTTAGACTTCGGTGATGGAAGGATCCTTGGTGCACGGAATGATAGTTTGAATGGGAACTCTTTTGATGCTGTCAGGGCAACTCTAACCGTCCAAAAACAAACCTTAGATGTGTTTGGTGCCATTGTCAGTTCCGAAAACAATGCAAACAGTATGGTGTCCAATAATTCAACTCGTTTAAATGGTCCTGGGAATGCATCCTATTATGGTGTCCATTACGGCGTCAAACCTTGGGAATGGCTGGGGATAGAAGTATATAACTTTACCCTATACAAACAAAGGTTAAAGGCAACTAATACCACTCCATATGGATCTGAAATTTATTACCGTGATCCTGACCAATTGAATACAACAGGATTTCGATTAACAAACCGTACGAAAAGTAATTCTTTACCAAAAGAAACTGGAATTGACTGGATGGTGGAAGCGGCGTGGCAAACGGGATTTAATGGAGAAAGAGTATCACCTGATTGGATTAACCAAAACGGTGCTTTAAAAACCAATAAAACAACGGGTGCCCCACCTCCTTATTCGGATCCGGTACGTTATAAGGCGAATATCGTAGCAGCTCAGTTAGGTTATACTCCGGTAAAAGAATTTAGAATTGGGATACAGTATGTGCAAGCTTCTGGAGATCCGAATCGAAATGATGGAAGTGTTGCCACTTACAACCCTTTATTTGCCACAAGAAGGATGGCGGGAGGCGCTATTCCTTTTGCAGGAAATGGAAATTCGGGTTTAGTGTTTTGGCAAAATATAAAAGATTATTCCATTCACATCAAATACGAATCTCCAAAATGGGGAACGTTTATCATCAACCCTCACTGGTACTACAAAACGAAATTACAAGATGGTTATTATGAAAACAATAACTATGTGACAGGAAGTAAGGCAACAGGTGAAACTGCATCAACGGAAGATTTTTATAACACGGAAGCTTACAATCCGAATCGGCCAAAATTAGGAAAACATGTCGCGACAGAAATCAATTTGATTTATATCGTTACACCATTTGAAAACGTCTCTTTTTGGTTTGGAGCAAGTTCCCTATATGCAGGAGATGCAATTCGAAACCAAAAAAATAATCCTTACCAGGCAGATCCATATCACAGGTATGATTTCAAACCAAATGCTAGTTTTTTCACCTTCCAAACAGTATTTGCTATTTAA
- a CDS encoding EboA domain-containing protein — protein sequence MLTSNSAYFYPLLGKHTTEAEMKWLDSIPKDNPNALMTAFVKAPRFLSKTIIQEELKDQNLIPNLPGFQVNNWNLVRLSRVWFLSFLVTLSKNELIEKIETLFDTAELNELVALFSSLSILPYPQVWLPRATDAVRSNMGFVFDAIALHNPFPYHEFPELAWNQLVLKTIFNEKPIQMIYGLSQRKNQNLAISLISFVKERWSAGRDVPPEIWQLMVPYLSEGELYLVETLFKSRREEDVIAASLICSQSELKSFQLLLTKHPKFQEEIQNGKWDWSKLGNNH from the coding sequence ATGTTAACTTCTAATTCCGCCTATTTTTATCCTTTGCTTGGAAAACATACAACCGAAGCAGAAATGAAGTGGTTGGACTCGATTCCGAAAGACAATCCAAATGCACTGATGACTGCCTTTGTCAAAGCACCAAGGTTTCTCTCAAAAACCATCATACAAGAAGAGTTAAAAGATCAAAATTTAATTCCAAATCTACCTGGGTTTCAAGTGAACAATTGGAATTTGGTTCGTTTAAGTCGTGTTTGGTTCTTAAGTTTTCTAGTAACTCTCTCTAAAAACGAATTGATCGAAAAAATTGAGACCTTATTTGATACTGCGGAATTAAATGAATTGGTTGCCTTGTTTTCGTCCTTATCCATTCTCCCATACCCACAAGTTTGGTTGCCGAGAGCAACGGATGCAGTTCGATCCAATATGGGATTTGTTTTTGATGCAATTGCTTTACATAACCCTTTCCCATACCATGAATTTCCTGAATTAGCTTGGAACCAATTGGTTTTAAAAACAATCTTCAATGAAAAACCAATTCAAATGATTTATGGATTGTCACAAAGAAAAAACCAAAACCTAGCAATCAGTCTAATTAGTTTTGTGAAAGAAAGGTGGTCTGCGGGAAGGGATGTCCCTCCCGAGATTTGGCAATTAATGGTACCTTATCTTTCAGAAGGTGAACTCTACCTTGTGGAAACTTTATTCAAATCACGTAGAGAAGAAGATGTGATCGCAGCTAGTTTGATTTGTTCACAATCAGAATTGAAATCTTTCCAATTATTACTAACAAAACATCCAAAATTCCAAGAAGAGATTCAAAATGGGAAATGGGATTGGTCTAAATTAGGAAACAATCATTAA
- a CDS encoding TatD family hydrolase, with protein sequence MCEKQSDLKTNPSHFENPKKTTDTPTHMDLKWDEYKDKIQGFKFFDPHIHMVSRTTDDYQNMAQAGIVAVIEPAFWVGQPRTGLSSFKDYYSSLVGWERFRSSQFGIKHYCTMGLNSREANNERLAEEVMEILPLYVYKEGVVGIGEIGFDDQTELEEKYYRLQLELAKEAKLPVQIHTPHRDKKRGTERSMSIAIEHGLDPSWVIVDHNNEETVKSVLDQGFYAAFTIYPFTKMGNKRMVSIVEQYGAERIMINSSADWGISDPLAIPKTAALMVSRGIPNDVIRKVTYENAIEAFAKSGQIQVSDFELSIPSDPNEKFHGNSVLRGGQLPKWNQNSLYID encoded by the coding sequence ATGTGTGAAAAACAATCAGATTTAAAAACAAATCCTTCCCATTTTGAGAATCCGAAAAAAACAACAGATACACCTACGCACATGGATTTGAAATGGGATGAATATAAAGATAAAATCCAAGGATTTAAATTTTTTGATCCTCATATTCATATGGTTTCGCGGACAACTGATGATTACCAAAATATGGCACAAGCCGGTATCGTTGCCGTCATTGAACCTGCTTTTTGGGTAGGACAACCCCGCACTGGACTTTCAAGTTTTAAAGACTATTACAGTAGTCTTGTGGGTTGGGAACGGTTTCGATCTTCTCAGTTTGGAATTAAACATTATTGTACCATGGGTCTTAATTCGAGAGAAGCAAATAACGAACGATTGGCGGAAGAAGTCATGGAGATTTTACCTCTTTATGTTTATAAAGAGGGAGTAGTAGGGATTGGAGAAATTGGATTTGATGACCAAACGGAATTAGAAGAAAAATACTATCGTTTACAGTTGGAATTAGCTAAAGAAGCCAAATTACCAGTACAAATCCATACTCCTCATAGAGATAAAAAAAGGGGAACTGAGAGGAGCATGTCAATCGCCATCGAACATGGATTAGATCCTTCTTGGGTCATAGTGGATCATAACAATGAAGAGACGGTTAAATCAGTGTTAGACCAAGGGTTTTACGCTGCCTTCACAATCTATCCATTTACAAAAATGGGAAACAAAAGAATGGTATCTATTGTAGAACAATATGGTGCTGAAAGAATCATGATCAATTCAAGTGCGGATTGGGGGATATCAGATCCACTTGCCATTCCCAAAACTGCTGCTCTTATGGTAAGCCGTGGGATACCAAATGATGTTATCCGTAAGGTGACATACGAAAATGCAATCGAAGCATTTGCCAAAAGTGGTCAAATCCAAGTATCTGATTTTGAATTGAGTATTCCTTCAGATCCAAATGAAAAATTCCATGGGAATTCTGTTTTGCGAGGTGGGCAACTTCCCAAATGGAATCAAAACTCTCTCTACATCGATTAA
- the eboC gene encoding UbiA-like protein EboC (EboC, a homolog the polyprenyltransferase UbiA, belongs to system of proteins involved in the trafficking of precursor metabolites to an extracytoplasmic compartment so that the biosynthesis of certain natural products, such as scytonemin, can be completed.), with translation MNFKSYLILLRPANLVTAVADILAGMAIVSFPWVKEGGLLILASICLYGGGVVLNDYFDRNIDSIERPERPIPSGKVSANHALYLGIFLFCLGLLFSFLYSEISFIISILIVVFVITYNRFAKHHLVLGPIVMGLCRGLNLVLGMTILKSIPYSLVSLSVLPIFYIAAITSISQNEVFGGGKIRFYVAGFLYLAVFCSQTIYSIYNHTILFTLPFITLHSLILFPTLWRVIQNPSPTLIGKSVKMGVLTLILLNVSFSAASGVIPITILILFLLPLSFLIAKYFAVT, from the coding sequence ATGAATTTTAAAAGTTACCTCATCTTACTAAGACCAGCAAATCTTGTCACAGCAGTCGCAGATATTTTAGCGGGTATGGCCATTGTTTCTTTTCCTTGGGTGAAGGAGGGTGGTTTATTAATCCTTGCTAGTATTTGTTTGTATGGTGGTGGTGTTGTCCTCAATGATTATTTTGATCGGAATATCGATTCAATCGAAAGACCGGAAAGACCTATCCCGTCGGGAAAAGTATCTGCAAACCATGCATTGTATTTGGGAATTTTTTTGTTTTGTTTGGGACTTCTTTTTTCTTTCCTATACAGTGAAATCAGTTTTATCATTTCAATTTTGATTGTCGTATTTGTTATTACTTACAATCGTTTTGCGAAACATCATTTGGTTTTGGGTCCTATCGTAATGGGATTATGCAGAGGCCTTAATTTGGTATTAGGTATGACAATCCTAAAATCAATTCCATATTCGCTTGTGAGTCTATCGGTTTTACCGATTTTTTATATCGCCGCTATCACATCCATTAGCCAAAATGAAGTTTTTGGAGGTGGCAAAATTCGGTTTTATGTAGCAGGATTTTTGTATCTGGCTGTATTTTGTTCCCAAACAATCTATTCCATTTACAATCACACCATCCTTTTTACTTTGCCTTTTATCACACTACATTCGTTGATTTTATTCCCAACACTATGGCGAGTGATCCAAAATCCTTCACCAACTTTGATCGGGAAGTCCGTAAAAATGGGAGTATTAACGTTAATTCTTTTGAACGTTAGTTTTTCTGCCGCTTCAGGGGTGATACCAATTACAATTCTCATCCTTTTTTTGTTACCTTTGTCATTTTTAATCGCAAAGTATTTTGCAGTCACATAA
- a CDS encoding 3-dehydroquinate synthase gives MVNQFKRIQSEFQVSYRYEVFFTKHLFALENLVLQNFFGLQEPEGVKKKVLVVVDEGILVHQKHILESIHSYFETNVTSVQLVKTILTIPGGENSKNQSESWELVSSAISEYGIDRHSYVMAIGGGAFLDMVGFATAVSHRGIRLLRVPTTVLSQNDSGVGVKNSINYFGKKNFLGTFAPPIAVFNDSSFLVSLDERDWRSGIAEAVKVSLIKEESFFCWIESNVNSLVNRDMDVMEQLVYDCARLHMEHIRSGDPFEFGSSRPLDFGHWFAHKLEYLSNFSIRHGEAVAVGIALDSIYSFLCGDLKESEYLRILRLLLGLGFTFDFPILLEKGKENLEIALEEFREHLGGKLTLLMLNGIGKPKEVYHMDQSILMSAFETLVNFH, from the coding sequence ATGGTAAATCAATTTAAAAGGATTCAATCTGAGTTTCAAGTATCATATCGATACGAAGTATTTTTCACAAAACATTTGTTTGCTTTGGAAAATTTAGTTCTACAAAACTTCTTTGGATTACAAGAACCAGAAGGAGTCAAAAAGAAAGTTTTGGTAGTTGTAGATGAAGGAATCCTTGTACATCAAAAACATATTTTGGAATCCATTCATTCCTATTTTGAAACAAATGTAACATCTGTTCAATTGGTAAAAACGATTTTGACGATTCCTGGAGGAGAAAATTCCAAAAACCAAAGTGAATCATGGGAATTGGTTTCCTCCGCCATCAGTGAGTATGGAATTGATAGACACTCTTATGTTATGGCCATTGGAGGTGGTGCTTTTCTTGATATGGTTGGATTTGCAACAGCGGTATCCCACCGCGGGATTCGTTTGTTAAGAGTTCCGACAACTGTGCTTTCCCAAAATGATTCGGGAGTAGGGGTTAAAAATAGCATCAATTACTTTGGGAAAAAAAACTTTTTAGGCACATTTGCACCACCTATTGCTGTTTTTAATGACTCCTCGTTTCTTGTTTCTTTGGATGAGAGAGATTGGCGTTCTGGGATAGCGGAAGCTGTAAAAGTATCTTTGATTAAAGAGGAATCTTTTTTTTGTTGGATAGAATCGAATGTGAATTCACTCGTGAACCGAGACATGGATGTGATGGAACAGTTAGTGTATGACTGTGCAAGGCTTCATATGGAACACATTCGCAGTGGGGATCCCTTCGAATTTGGATCGTCAAGGCCTTTGGATTTTGGACATTGGTTTGCCCATAAATTAGAATACCTTTCCAATTTTTCAATTCGACATGGTGAAGCAGTGGCGGTGGGAATTGCACTTGATTCGATCTATTCATTTTTGTGTGGTGATTTAAAAGAATCAGAATATTTGCGTATCTTACGTTTGTTATTGGGGCTTGGCTTTACATTCGATTTCCCCATTTTACTGGAGAAAGGAAAAGAAAACTTAGAAATTGCTTTAGAAGAGTTTAGAGAACATCTTGGGGGAAAACTCACATTGCTAATGCTAAATGGAATAGGGAAACCGAAAGAGGTTTATCACATGGATCAATCAATCTTAATGTCTGCTTTTGAAACTTTGGTCAATTTCCATTGA